One part of the Anopheles coustani chromosome 2, idAnoCousDA_361_x.2, whole genome shotgun sequence genome encodes these proteins:
- the LOC131262420 gene encoding zwei Ig domain protein zig-8-like, producing the protein MQYIIIGGLILLANLHFNHHNAMGVANHLAAPQENRIIKKFSPHPYFDFDVPRNVTTRVGQTAFINCRVEQMGDKSVSWIRKRDLHILSAGTAVYTSDERFQVIRSEKAENWTLQIKFAQQRDSGIYECQVNTEPKMSMAFRLNVVEAKAVILGPTDLYVKMGSIVTLTCIISQGPHDLGTIYWYRGSSLVQPIELHPSDPSIAYPHRISVELKWTEALTSRLKILDAKLSDSGNYTCLPTSAEGSSVMVHVINGEHPAAMQRGCATTASKDERQSRIRLLAAMLLLLVLWHGVTVRAASQNISTLETQRRSWQGNARPPPDTKVITFRPAGTLSSSSSSASPSTSLATYA; encoded by the exons ATGCAGTATATCATCATTGGTGGATTAATTCTATTGGCAAATTTACACTTCAACCATCACAACGCAATGG GTGTAGCTAATCATCTGGCGGCGCCACAGGAAAACAGGATCATCAAGAAATTTTCCCCCCATCCGTACTTCGACTTCGACGTGCCACGAAACGTTACCACCCGCGTGGGCCAGACAGCTTTCATCAACTGTCGGGTCGAGCAGATGGGAGACAAATCG GTCTCCTGGATTCGGAAGCGAGATCTACACATCCTGTCAGCGGGAACCGCCGTCTATACGTCGGATGAACGATTTCAG GTGATAAGGTCGGAAAAGGCCGAAAACTGGACGCTGCAGATCAAGTTTGCTCAACAGCGAGACTCCGGCATTTACGAGTGTCAGGTCAACACGGAACCAAAGATGTCAATGGCATTTCGACTGAACGTTGTAG AGGCAAAAGCGGTAATCCTCGGACCAACGGACTTATACGTAAAAATGGGCAGCATCGTGACGTTAACGTGCATCATCAGCCAGGGACCACACGATCTAGGGACAATATATTGGTATAGAG GGTCAAGTCTCGTGCAGCCCATCGAGTTGCATCCCAGCGATCCATCAATTGCATATCCACATCGAATATCGGTCGAGCTGAAGTGGACCGAGGCACTCACATCACG CCTCAAAATCCTCGACGCCAAGCTGTCCGACTCGGGCAACTACACGTGTCTGCCGACCTCGGCCGAGGGTAGCAGTGTAATGGTGCATGTGATAAATG GCGAGCATCCGGCGGCAATGCAGCGTGGTTGCGCCACGACCGCTAGCAAGGACGAACGTCAGTCGCGGATACGCCTGCTAGCGGCCATGCTGCTCCTGCTCGTCCTCTGGCACGGTGTCACCGTTCGGGCGGCATCACAAAACATCTCCACGCTCGAAACCCAGCGAAGGTCATGGCAAGGCAATGCGCGCCCACCGCCCGACACCAAAGTGATAACGTTTCGTCCCGCCGGCACtctatcatcatcgtcatcctcGGCATCACCGTCAACATCTTTGGCCACGTACGCGTAA